The following are encoded in a window of Maylandia zebra isolate NMK-2024a linkage group LG5, Mzebra_GT3a, whole genome shotgun sequence genomic DNA:
- the LOC105940870 gene encoding metalloproteinase inhibitor 4 isoform X1: MAVSQERSVCLGLWVLILLGAGLEEVVEGCSCHPAHPQQLFCSAEIVIRAKISGEKIVSPSNSSSPYMKMIQYEIKMIKMFKGFDKAKDIQYVYTPVFSSLCGVKLDSNNKAGYLLSGSMWSDGRISIGQCDLVESWDNLSVSQKKNLNYRYQMGCECRINTCYTVPCASTGENECLWTDWLLDNSLNGEQARQYACIRRSDTSCSWYRGGPPSEKDFFDMTDP, encoded by the exons ATGGCCGTGTCCCAGGAGCGGAGTGTGTGTCTGGGGCTTTGGGTGCTCATTTTGCTTGGTGCAGGCTTGGAGGAAGTTGTGGAGGGATGCAGCTGCCACCCAGCACACCCACAACAGCTCTTTTGCAGTGCTGAGATTG TGATAAGAGCCAAGATATCTGGAGAGAAGATTGTGTCGCCTAGCAACAGCTCCTCACCTTACATGAAGATGATCCAATACGAAATAAAAATGATCAAG ATGTTCAAAGGTTTTGACAAGGCTAAGGATATCCAGTATGTGTACACTCCAGTTTTCTCATCGCTGTGTGGAGTCAAGCTGGACTCCAACAATAAGGCAGGGTATCTGCTCTCAG GGAGCATGTGGAGTGATGGGAGGATTTCTATTGGCCAGTGTGATCTGGTAGAGTCTTGGGACAACTTATCAGTGTCGCAAAAGAAGAATCTCAACTATAGATACCAGATGGGCTGTGAATGCAGA aTCAACACCTGTTACACAGTGCCGTGTGCATCTACAGGAGAAAACGAGTGCTTGTGGACTGACTGGCTGCTGGATAACAGCCTAAACGGCGAGCAGGCTCGGCAGTACGCTTGCATCCGCCGCTCTGACACAAGCTGTAGCTGGTACCGGGGTGGGCCTCCATCTGAGAAAGACTTCTTTGACATGACTGACCCTTGA
- the LOC105940870 gene encoding metalloproteinase inhibitor 4 isoform X2: MAVSQERSVCLGLWVLILLGAGLEEVVEGCSCHPAHPQQLFCSAEIVIRAKISGEKIVSPSNSSSPYMKMIQYEIKMIKMFKGFDKAKDIQYVYTPVFSSLCGVKLDSNNKAGYLLSGSMWSDGRISIGQCDLVESWDNLSVSQKKNLNYRYQMGCECRVNQHLLHSAVCIYRRKRVLVD, encoded by the exons ATGGCCGTGTCCCAGGAGCGGAGTGTGTGTCTGGGGCTTTGGGTGCTCATTTTGCTTGGTGCAGGCTTGGAGGAAGTTGTGGAGGGATGCAGCTGCCACCCAGCACACCCACAACAGCTCTTTTGCAGTGCTGAGATTG TGATAAGAGCCAAGATATCTGGAGAGAAGATTGTGTCGCCTAGCAACAGCTCCTCACCTTACATGAAGATGATCCAATACGAAATAAAAATGATCAAG ATGTTCAAAGGTTTTGACAAGGCTAAGGATATCCAGTATGTGTACACTCCAGTTTTCTCATCGCTGTGTGGAGTCAAGCTGGACTCCAACAATAAGGCAGGGTATCTGCTCTCAG GGAGCATGTGGAGTGATGGGAGGATTTCTATTGGCCAGTGTGATCTGGTAGAGTCTTGGGACAACTTATCAGTGTCGCAAAAGAAGAATCTCAACTATAGATACCAGATGGGCTGTGAATGCAGAGTGA aTCAACACCTGTTACACAGTGCCGTGTGCATCTACAGGAGAAAACGAGTGCTTGTGGACTGA